Sequence from the Synergistaceae bacterium genome:
GCCATTGTGTAAACACCTCCTGTGTTGTTTTCTCTGAGGATTTTTCCTCTTTTATATTGAAATCGGTATTGTTTGTTGTCCGACATCAAAATAGCTTATTTAGTTTACTTGTTTTTTTATTTAAAATTTTAAAAAAGGATTTCTTCCTTTTAGCCCACCCATTCCGGGAGGCATTTTAAATCCGCCTTTATTGCCTGGCATTTTCCCAATACTTTTCATCATGCTTTTCATTTGGTTAAACTGTGCCAATATTTGGTTAACCATTTGTACGGAAGTGCCGGAACCATCTGCAATTCTTTTACGTCGGCTCCCTTTAATTATGTCCGGTGAATTACGCTCTTCAGGAGTCATAGAAAGAATTATCGCTTCTGTATGTCTAAGTCTCTTTGGGTCAAGATCTGCATTTTTGACTGCATTGGCCATACCTGGTATGGGAAGCATTTCAAAAACTTTTTCAAGAGGGCCCAATTTTTGTATCTGACGAAGCTGAAGCAGCATGTCTTCTAAGGTAAATCTATTTTTTTTTAATGTTATCGGCTATGCGATTTAGATCTGCTTCTTCTGTTGCAGATTGGACCTTTTCCAGCAATCCCTGGATATCTCCCATTCCCATAATCCTCTGAGCCATTCTCCGCGAATCAAAAACCTCAATATCTTCTACTTTCTCTCCGCTACCGGCAAGTTTTATGGGAACTCCGGTACTTGCGCGGATAGCTAAAGAAGGCCCCCCTCTTGCATCTCCGTCAAGTTTTGTCAACACTACACCCGTCAGTTTCAGGCGTTCGTTGAACTCAGTAGCCACATTTACTGCTTCCTGTCCAGTCATAGAATCAACTGCCAATAGAATTTCTTGAGGGGACATGTTCCCTTTCATTTGTTCTAATTCTTGCATAAGAATATCGTCCAACTGCAAGCGTCCGGCTGTATCAAGGATTATTACGTCACATAAACGTTCTTCCGCGTATCTCTTCGATTTAAGGGCAACTGAGAGAGGATCTGTTTCCCCTTTTTCAGGGCCAAAGAAAGCGACGTTAGATTTCTCTGCAAGGACTCTAAGCTGTTCGACGGCGGCGGGTCTCTTGAGGTCGCAAGCGACAACTAATGGCTTATGCTTTTTTGATAGCATCTTGGCTATTTTGGCTGTAGTAGTTGTTTTTCCCGAACCTTGAAGCCCAACCATCATATAAATCGTAGGGGATTTCGATGAGAACGTAAGAGGTTCAGTTTTATCCCCCATTATAGAGATAAGCTCTTCGTAAACTATTGTGTGTATAAGCTGTGCAGGCGTTATCGAATCCAAAACTTCTTTGTCTGTAGCACGTATTCTTATTGCTTCAACTATATCTTTCACAACTTTGTAGTTTACATCAGCTTCCAACAGGGCTCTTCTTACCTCACGAAGGGTAAGTTCAATGTCTTCTTTGGATAATTTGCCCTTATTTCTAAGCGATGCAAAAATATTCTCGAATCTGTCTTTTAATGAGTTGAACATTTATAAACTCCTTATTTAATCAGCAGAGATTTAATTTGATTGTAAAAATTACTGGGAATACAATCTTTATTAATTTCAAGTAATTTTTTTATCTCTGCTATTCTGCTATTTTTTTCCAAAAGCCTTAATGATATTTCATAGTTTTCCATATGTTCTCTTGCTCGTGTTAGAAGGTCGTGTACTCCTTGTCGAGAAACACCTATTTTTTCTGCCGCTTCTGAAAAAGAAAGGTCCTGTAAAAGGATCATTTCACAAGCAGCATACTGTTTTTTAGATATAAGCGAACTGTAAGAGTCAAAAAGCAACCCGTCTCTGATGCGCTGTTGCAAGGTGTTCAGTTCAGACATAAAAATTCCTCCTATTGGGCAACTTTGGTATTATATACAGCAAAGAAACGTCTGTCAAGTAAAATCCTTGACAGGCGTTTCTGAGAATTGATTCTTGTTAAGATTTTATATATCTATTTATATATTATATATCTAAGTTTTGGACTTCTTTCCCGTGTAGTTCGATAAATTCACGTCGTGGAGCTACTTGGTCTCCCATTAGGATTCCAAAGAGTTCATC
This genomic interval carries:
- a CDS encoding DUF134 domain-containing protein, which produces MSELNTLQQRIRDGLLFDSYSSLISKKQYAACEMILLQDLSFSEAAEKIGVSRQGVHDLLTRAREHMENYEISLRLLEKNSRIAEIKKLLEINKDCIPSNFYNQIKSLLIK